One genomic window of Cystobacter fuscus DSM 2262 includes the following:
- the treZ gene encoding malto-oligosyltrehalose trehalohydrolase — translation MTSTESRRPLGAQVLGKGQTRFRVWAPRRRRVDVCLQEDRGARYLPLEPRAQGYFEGIHPVAPGSLYKYRLDGGECFPDPCSHFQPEGPHGPSQVVNPTGYAWKDGDWKGITLKGQVLYELHLGTFTPEGTYAAAARKLPLLKELGITTLELMPLHTCPGRFNWGYDGAQLFAPHPAHGGPDELRRLVDEAHRLGLGIILDVVYNHLGPDGNYLSQFSQGYFNPKYPNEWGDPTNFDDGEAAGHSREFFIQNACHWVTDYHFDGLRLDATQSLYDASPRHIVAELVERVREAAGKRQVLIIGENEPQDVKLVTPPARGGYGVDALWVDDFHHTAKVAATGRSEAYMQDYCGSAQELLSCALRNSLFQGQYYQWQKKPRGTPLLHTPAPHFVFYLQNHDQLANALKGERMHQQMGLARARAITTLMLLLPQTPMLFMGQEFFASSPFLYFVDHKPELQELVRKGRNDFLSQFASARHALEQEGYQVPFGEEAFLRSKLDWSERERNAEALALHRDLLKLRREDPVFAAQDTARLAGAVLSKEALVLRYFGGEREGDRLLVLNLGTELEMAPCPEPLLVPPPGNKWRPLLASEHVRYGGMGSPPFAEDGRIRIPGQMALVLTSEEEKK, via the coding sequence ATGACATCCACGGAGAGCCGCCGCCCCCTGGGGGCGCAAGTCCTGGGGAAGGGCCAGACGCGGTTTCGAGTCTGGGCGCCCCGCCGCCGCCGGGTGGACGTCTGTCTGCAGGAGGACAGGGGCGCGCGCTACCTGCCCCTCGAGCCTCGCGCACAGGGGTACTTCGAGGGCATCCACCCCGTCGCCCCGGGCAGCCTCTACAAATACCGGTTGGACGGAGGCGAGTGCTTCCCCGATCCCTGCTCACACTTCCAGCCCGAGGGGCCTCATGGTCCCTCGCAGGTGGTGAACCCCACGGGCTACGCCTGGAAGGACGGGGACTGGAAGGGCATCACCCTCAAGGGTCAGGTCCTCTATGAGTTGCACCTGGGCACCTTCACGCCCGAGGGCACCTATGCCGCGGCGGCCCGCAAGCTGCCACTGCTCAAGGAGCTGGGCATCACCACGCTGGAGTTGATGCCGCTGCACACCTGTCCGGGCCGCTTCAACTGGGGCTACGACGGCGCACAGCTCTTCGCCCCCCACCCCGCCCATGGCGGCCCCGACGAGCTGCGGCGGCTGGTGGACGAGGCCCACCGGCTGGGGCTCGGCATCATCCTGGACGTCGTCTACAACCACCTCGGTCCGGACGGGAACTACCTGTCCCAGTTCTCCCAGGGCTACTTCAACCCGAAGTACCCCAACGAGTGGGGAGACCCCACCAACTTCGATGACGGAGAGGCCGCGGGGCACTCGCGCGAGTTCTTCATCCAGAATGCTTGTCATTGGGTGACCGACTATCACTTCGACGGGCTGCGCCTGGACGCCACGCAGAGCCTGTATGACGCCTCGCCCCGGCACATCGTGGCGGAGCTCGTCGAGCGGGTGCGCGAGGCGGCCGGCAAGCGACAGGTGCTCATCATCGGGGAGAACGAGCCCCAGGACGTGAAGCTGGTGACGCCTCCGGCGAGGGGCGGCTATGGGGTGGATGCGCTCTGGGTGGATGACTTCCACCACACGGCGAAGGTGGCGGCCACGGGCCGCTCCGAGGCCTACATGCAGGACTACTGTGGCAGCGCGCAGGAATTGCTGTCGTGCGCGCTGCGCAACTCCCTGTTCCAGGGCCAGTACTACCAATGGCAGAAGAAGCCACGGGGCACGCCGCTGCTGCACACGCCGGCGCCCCACTTCGTCTTCTATCTGCAGAACCATGATCAGCTCGCCAATGCGCTCAAGGGCGAGCGGATGCACCAGCAGATGGGGCTCGCGCGCGCCCGGGCGATCACCACGCTCATGCTGCTGCTGCCCCAGACGCCCATGCTCTTCATGGGCCAGGAGTTCTTCGCCTCCTCGCCCTTCCTCTACTTCGTGGACCACAAGCCCGAGCTGCAGGAGTTGGTGCGCAAGGGGCGCAACGACTTCCTCTCCCAGTTCGCCAGCGCTCGTCACGCCCTGGAGCAGGAGGGCTACCAGGTCCCCTTCGGCGAGGAGGCCTTCCTGCGCTCCAAGCTCGACTGGAGCGAGCGGGAGCGCAACGCGGAGGCGCTCGCGCTCCACCGGGACCTGCTGAAGCTGCGGCGGGAGGATCCGGTGTTCGCGGCCCAGGACACGGCGCGGCTGGCGGGCGCGGTGCTGTCGAAGGAAGCGCTGGTGTTGCGCTACTTCGGAGGCGAGCGGGAGGGCGACCGGCTGCTGGTGCTCAACCTGGGCACGGAGCTGGAAATGGCCCCGTGCCCCGAGCCGCTGTTGGTTCCGCCCCCGGGAAATAAGTGGCGCCCGCTCCTGGCTTCTGAGCACGTCCGCTACGGTGGCATGGGAAGCCCCCCGTTCGCGGAGGACGGCCGCATCCGAATTCCCGGACAGATGGCGCTCGTGCTCACGAGCGAGGAGGAGAAGAAGTGA
- a CDS encoding amylo-alpha-1,6-glucosidase yields the protein MTAAIESPTLPRLSFSWPEGAELADVLTREWLVTNGRGGYASGTLPGCNTRRYHGLFIPGLEKKGRTVMLARLNEEALVGGQKYRLDVEECANGTQVGGGARLLRGFHLEGLVPHWIYQVGEARIQRTLSLVHGENTLVVVWEHLSGPEVGLRLRPFPALRMHDDKLHSTLLEPCVLLLDSRVEIRAREEAPPMRMRLYSSAPAPFVGLRQTSAQQLYRVEKARGYDHVETLVSPGYFDCTLRPGEFLAMCVTTEVPDVLERNPQETLSLEYERERRLLVKVPPAARTGVSARLVLAADQFIIAPTRSTDEAWARAVGQDVRSVIAGYHWFTDWGRDTMISLEGLTLSTGRHATAAAILRTFHHHVRDGLLPNLFPEGESEGLYHTADATLWFFHAVDRYLQHTKDEQLLRDFYPTLAGIIAHHQKGTRHNIRVDPKDGLLSQGEEGYQLTWMDAKVDGWVVTPRRGKAVELNALWFNALRLMVEWSERLGEDARPYAAAAEQAHGSFNRRFWNPATGCLFDVVDGENGKEDPAVRPNQVFAISLKNPVLRRDKWEPVMAKVREHLLTPVGLRSLAPGHPDYKPNYDGDLRARDAAYHQGTVWGWLIGHYVDATLKLTEDKRDARAVLEGMKQHLEHSGVGQISEIFDATEPFRPRGCIAQAWSVAETLRVFLKTDMP from the coding sequence GTGACCGCTGCGATTGAAAGCCCCACCCTGCCCCGGTTGTCCTTCTCCTGGCCCGAGGGCGCGGAGCTCGCGGACGTGCTGACGCGCGAGTGGCTCGTGACCAACGGGCGCGGCGGCTATGCCTCGGGCACGCTGCCCGGGTGCAACACGCGGCGCTACCACGGGTTGTTCATTCCTGGCCTGGAGAAGAAGGGCCGTACGGTGATGCTGGCCCGGCTCAACGAGGAAGCGCTGGTGGGGGGCCAGAAGTACCGCCTGGACGTGGAGGAATGCGCGAATGGCACCCAGGTGGGCGGGGGCGCTCGGCTGCTGCGCGGCTTCCACCTGGAGGGCCTGGTGCCGCACTGGATCTACCAGGTGGGCGAGGCACGCATTCAACGCACGCTGTCACTCGTGCACGGAGAGAACACGCTCGTCGTGGTGTGGGAACACCTGTCGGGGCCCGAGGTGGGGCTGCGGCTGAGACCCTTCCCGGCCCTGCGCATGCACGACGACAAGCTGCACTCCACCCTGCTCGAGCCCTGCGTGCTCCTGTTGGACTCGCGGGTGGAGATCCGGGCGCGCGAGGAGGCACCGCCCATGCGGATGCGCCTCTATTCGTCCGCGCCAGCGCCGTTCGTGGGGTTGCGCCAGACGAGCGCGCAGCAGCTCTACCGGGTGGAGAAGGCGCGCGGGTATGACCACGTGGAGACACTGGTGAGCCCGGGCTACTTCGACTGCACGCTGCGCCCGGGCGAGTTCCTGGCGATGTGTGTCACCACGGAAGTTCCCGATGTCCTGGAGCGCAATCCCCAGGAGACGCTGTCGCTGGAGTACGAGCGCGAGCGGCGACTGCTGGTGAAGGTGCCCCCGGCCGCGCGCACGGGGGTGTCGGCGCGGCTGGTGCTCGCGGCGGATCAATTCATCATCGCGCCCACGCGGTCCACGGACGAGGCGTGGGCGCGCGCGGTGGGTCAGGACGTGCGCTCGGTGATCGCCGGCTACCACTGGTTCACCGACTGGGGCCGCGACACGATGATCTCCCTGGAGGGGCTGACGTTGAGCACGGGCCGCCACGCCACGGCGGCGGCCATCCTGCGCACCTTCCATCACCACGTGCGCGACGGCCTGTTGCCCAACCTCTTCCCCGAGGGCGAATCCGAGGGCCTGTACCACACCGCGGACGCGACGCTGTGGTTCTTCCACGCCGTGGACCGCTACCTCCAGCACACGAAGGACGAGCAGTTGCTGCGCGACTTCTATCCGACGCTGGCGGGCATCATCGCGCACCACCAGAAGGGCACGCGCCACAACATCCGCGTGGACCCGAAGGATGGGCTGTTGAGCCAGGGCGAGGAGGGCTACCAGCTCACGTGGATGGACGCGAAGGTGGACGGCTGGGTGGTGACGCCCCGGCGAGGCAAGGCGGTGGAGCTCAACGCGCTGTGGTTCAACGCCTTGCGGCTGATGGTGGAGTGGTCCGAGCGGCTGGGCGAGGACGCGCGGCCCTACGCCGCGGCGGCGGAGCAGGCCCACGGGAGCTTCAACCGGCGCTTCTGGAACCCGGCCACCGGGTGCCTGTTCGACGTGGTGGATGGCGAGAACGGCAAGGAGGATCCCGCGGTGAGACCGAACCAGGTGTTCGCGATCTCGCTGAAGAACCCGGTGCTGCGGCGGGACAAGTGGGAGCCGGTGATGGCCAAGGTGCGCGAGCACCTGCTGACACCGGTGGGCCTGCGCAGCCTCGCGCCCGGACACCCGGACTACAAGCCGAACTACGACGGCGACCTGAGGGCGCGCGACGCGGCGTACCACCAGGGCACCGTGTGGGGGTGGCTCATCGGCCACTACGTGGACGCGACGCTGAAGCTGACCGAGGACAAGCGCGACGCGCGAGCCGTGCTCGAGGGCATGAAACAGCACCTGGAGCACTCGGGCGTGGGGCAGATCAGCGAGATCTTCGATGCCACGGAGCCCTTCCGTCCCCGCGGGTGCATCGCGCAGGCCTGGAGCGTGGCGGAGACCCTGCGCGTGTTCCTGAAGACGGACATGCCCTGA
- a CDS encoding putative quinol monooxygenase, translated as MYGLIGRMIAAPGKRDELLSALNGSIGHMPGCLSYVIALDREHPDALWVTEVWDSAESHKASLSLPEVRAAITKARPIIAGFDNRVETIPVGGVGLAGAK; from the coding sequence ATGTATGGTCTGATCGGAAGGATGATCGCCGCGCCGGGCAAGCGGGACGAGCTGCTCTCCGCGCTGAACGGCAGCATCGGCCACATGCCCGGATGCCTCAGTTATGTCATCGCGCTCGATCGCGAGCACCCGGATGCCCTCTGGGTCACGGAAGTCTGGGACAGCGCGGAGAGCCACAAGGCGTCCCTGTCGCTGCCAGAGGTGCGCGCGGCGATCACCAAGGCCCGGCCGATCATCGCCGGATTCGACAACCGGGTGGAGACGATCCCCGTCGGTGGGGTGGGCCTGGCGGGGGCGAAGTAA
- a CDS encoding sugar O-acetyltransferase, protein MLAGELYVAADPELAAERARARKLLRAYNQSTEDELAQRESLLSQLLGSAGPGVWIEPPFFCDYGEHIRLGARVYMNFQCVILDCNLVTLGDDVFLGPGVHIYAATHPLDPDERIKGPELGRPVTIGAKVWIGGGSIICPGVTIGEGSTIGAGSVVVKDIPPYVFAGGNPCRVIRNLR, encoded by the coding sequence ATGCTCGCCGGTGAGCTGTATGTCGCGGCGGACCCGGAGCTGGCGGCGGAGCGCGCGCGGGCGCGCAAGCTGCTGCGCGCCTACAACCAGTCCACCGAGGACGAGCTGGCGCAGCGCGAGAGTCTGCTCTCCCAGCTCCTGGGCTCGGCGGGCCCGGGGGTGTGGATCGAGCCGCCGTTCTTCTGTGACTACGGCGAGCACATCCGGCTGGGCGCGCGTGTGTACATGAACTTCCAGTGCGTCATCCTCGACTGCAATCTGGTGACGCTGGGAGATGACGTGTTCCTGGGCCCCGGTGTGCACATCTACGCGGCCACCCATCCGTTGGATCCGGACGAGCGAATCAAGGGCCCCGAGTTGGGGCGTCCCGTCACCATTGGCGCCAAGGTGTGGATTGGCGGCGGGTCCATCATCTGCCCGGGAGTGACGATCGGCGAGGGCTCCACCATTGGCGCGGGCAGCGTAGTGGTGAAGGACATCCCCCCCTACGTCTTCGCCGGGGGCAATCCCTGCCGTGTCATCCGAAACCTGCGCTGA
- a CDS encoding nucleotidyltransferase domain-containing protein encodes MTGIDSEVPPLAREWAARFAHFEQVRAVALGGSWVTGSADPLSDLDVIVYASPPPPAEARRALILPTARRAEIDNTFFGTGDEWIDQGGQGVDAAYWSPEWMEDQLERVLVRFEASLGYTTSFWHTLRNSRVLFDRTGWLTRLQEQARMPYPEPLRRAIVEKNHPVLRRKLASYLEQIELALSRADLVSVQHRVTAVLASYFDILFAVNLVPHPGEKRLLAHAKRICPKRPPELEAQLEAVIRSVGLPAQDLLPNLHALLDGLDALLESEGLLPRWGDTP; translated from the coding sequence ATGACAGGAATTGATTCGGAGGTTCCTCCACTGGCGCGTGAGTGGGCGGCGCGCTTCGCCCACTTCGAGCAGGTGCGGGCGGTGGCGCTCGGTGGTTCCTGGGTGACGGGGTCCGCCGATCCGCTCTCGGACCTGGACGTGATCGTCTATGCGAGCCCTCCGCCTCCCGCCGAGGCGCGGCGCGCCCTCATCCTGCCCACCGCGCGGCGGGCAGAGATCGACAACACGTTCTTCGGCACCGGCGACGAGTGGATCGACCAGGGCGGCCAGGGCGTGGACGCGGCCTACTGGAGCCCGGAGTGGATGGAGGACCAGTTGGAGCGTGTCCTCGTGCGCTTCGAGGCGTCGCTCGGCTACACCACCAGCTTCTGGCACACGCTGAGGAACTCACGCGTGCTCTTCGATCGGACGGGCTGGCTCACGCGGCTCCAGGAGCAGGCACGGATGCCCTATCCGGAGCCCCTGCGCCGGGCCATCGTGGAGAAGAACCACCCGGTGCTGCGGCGGAAGCTCGCGTCGTACCTGGAGCAGATTGAACTCGCGCTGAGCCGGGCGGACCTGGTGAGCGTGCAACACCGGGTGACGGCGGTGTTGGCGAGCTACTTCGACATCCTGTTCGCGGTGAACCTCGTCCCGCACCCGGGCGAGAAGCGGCTGCTGGCGCACGCGAAGCGGATATGCCCGAAGCGTCCACCCGAGTTGGAGGCCCAGCTGGAGGCGGTGATTCGCTCGGTGGGTCTTCCCGCGCAGGACCTGCTGCCCAACCTCCATGCACTGCTGGATGGGCTGGACGCACTGCTGGAGTCCGAGGGGTTGCTCCCACGCTGGGGAGACACGCCCTGA
- a CDS encoding type 1 glutamine amidotransferase domain-containing protein, translating to MARIAFIVANDFEDAEFRVPYDEVKKAGHEAVIIGVEAGRQLKGKKGKEVITAEKSVKDVREEDFAALVIPGGYSPDHLRMEIPMVGFVRDFFKADKPIASICHGPWMLVEADIADGRTVTSFPSIKTDLINAGARWVDREVVEDGGLITSRKPDDLKAFCAALLRQVSQGIAARLESPLAPKATSDQQPSVHH from the coding sequence ATGGCACGCATCGCATTCATCGTGGCCAATGATTTCGAGGACGCGGAGTTCCGCGTTCCCTACGACGAGGTGAAGAAGGCCGGCCACGAGGCGGTCATCATCGGCGTGGAGGCGGGCAGGCAGTTGAAGGGAAAGAAGGGCAAGGAGGTCATCACGGCCGAGAAGTCGGTGAAGGACGTCCGGGAGGAGGACTTCGCGGCCCTGGTGATTCCGGGAGGCTACTCGCCGGACCACCTGCGCATGGAGATCCCCATGGTGGGATTCGTGCGTGACTTCTTCAAGGCGGACAAGCCCATCGCCTCCATCTGCCACGGGCCATGGATGCTGGTGGAGGCGGACATCGCGGACGGCCGCACGGTGACGTCCTTTCCCTCTATCAAGACGGACCTCATCAACGCGGGGGCGCGTTGGGTGGACCGCGAGGTGGTGGAGGACGGTGGCCTCATCACGTCGCGCAAGCCGGATGACCTGAAGGCGTTCTGCGCCGCGCTGCTGCGTCAGGTGAGCCAGGGCATCGCCGCGCGCCTCGAGTCGCCGCTGGCACCCAAGGCCACCTCGGACCAACAGCCGTCCGTCCACCACTGA